The following proteins are co-located in the Phocoena phocoena chromosome 1, mPhoPho1.1, whole genome shotgun sequence genome:
- the IGFN1 gene encoding immunoglobulin-like and fibronectin type III domain-containing protein 1, with protein MAGRGPESWGSRKGSEADRGDRGCPLGSGESPGQTSECKDIQGPPISGGGSIPVGPGGPEAKAGSSLQEAGDGGPRRSGDGGRGYTTSPGGPGGPGGWERGPQGLRGREGLETAGTFGEAEDGSSSPQDSRAWTAGQRGTGEAGRRGSEGPGPWDDTRSSPSKSGAHCGPGVLGSGGGQGGEGGIQVAGLMGSGQGVDARSHRLRGPSGPGGTLGDTDGFRGAGAMGSEPDFWDRPRSSREKGPRGEMGRGDGAGGSAATESRFGDGFGDPRAAGLEYGAGYGDGSGRPQAGGSGRAGGRVASEAPGGTESEAGGGDRHGSEVPGGMWSGNRDGCGPAGRGTEGLKPGRRPEAEGVLALREVIILVAVWGVRGQRGLWGEVASGPLPQGQDQGARGE; from the exons ATGGCAGGCAGGGGCCCTGAGTCCTGGGGCTCTCGGAAAGGTAGTGAAGCTGACCGTGGGGACCGGGGGTGCCCCTTGGGGTCAGGGGAGTCTCCAGGACAGACCTCTGAATGCAAGGACATCCAGGGGCCGCCGATATCTGGTGGCGGGAGCATCCCCGTGGGGCCCGGGGGTCCTGAAGCCAAAGCTGGGTCTTCACTGCAGGAGGCAGGTGATGGGGGCCCACGGCGgtctggggatgggggaaggggctaCACAACCAGCCCTGGAGGCCCAGGGGGTCCCGGGGGCTGGGAAAGGGGCCCACAGGGGCTCAGGGGAAGGGAGGGCCTGGAGACGGCGGGGACCTTCGGTGAGGCTGAGGATGGCTCCAGCAGCCCCCAGGATTCCCGAGCCTGGACAGCCGGGCAGAGGGGAACAGGAGAGGCGGGCAGAAGAGGGTCTGAGGGCCCAGGCCCTTGGGATGACACACGGTCCAGCCCCAGCAAATCCGGGGCCCACTGTGGGCCTGGAGTGCTGGGGTCTGGTGGGGGTCAAGGGGGTGAGGGGGGCATCCAGGTGGCTGGGCTGATGGGTTCTGGTCAGGGAGTAGATGCCAGAAGCCACAGGCTAAGAGGGCCTTCGGGCCCTGGTGGGACACTGGGAGACACGGATGGGTTCAGAGGTGCAGGGGCCATGGGGTCTGAGCCGGATTTCTGGGATAGGCCACGGAGCTCCAGGGAGAAAGGACCCAGAGGTGAGATGGGCCGCGGGGATGGCGCGGGAGGCTCGGCGGCGACGGAGTCTAGATTCGGTGATGGCTTCGGGGACCCCAGGGCAGCAGGCCTTGAATACGGAGCTGGTTACGGTGATGGCTCAGGGAGGCCGCAGGCTGGGGGGTCTGGTCGTGCTGGCGGTCGAGTCGCCTCTGAGGCCCCTGGGGGGACAGAGTCTGAGGCCGGGGGTGGTGACAGGCACGGCTCGGAGGTGCCCGGGGGGATGTGGTCTGGAAACAGAGATGGTTGTGGTCCTGCCGGAAGGGGGACTGAGGGACTT AAGCCGGGGAGGCGTCCAGAGGCCGAGGGCGTGCTGGCCCTGCGGGAAGTCATCATCCTGGTGGCGGTCTGGGGAGTCCGGGGACAGCGGGGTCTGTGGGGCGAGGTGGCCTCGGGGCCTCTGCCACAGGGGCAGGACCAGGGGGCTCGGGGAGAATAG